In Zingiber officinale cultivar Zhangliang chromosome 11B, Zo_v1.1, whole genome shotgun sequence, a single window of DNA contains:
- the LOC122034612 gene encoding homeobox-leucine zipper protein HOX4-like isoform X1 has protein sequence MNRLSSSGSFSGHEGKDVSCSEEEKEKQEERLIIQQSLFADGVEEGEEELCSYGQSSLGEKKRRLSVDQVKALEKNFETENKLDPERKVRLAQEVGLQPRQVAIWFQNRRARWKTKQLERDYAVLKARHDALKLDFDALRQEKEALEGNVKELKAELERSATKSIEKGAEEDKSSVFVYRYGASDSDSSAVFNDETSPRSAAVLEPHGFMGLSSQSSSLFEIKAQGEMMMNYSDEKSLYGDDQDPCSSFFSKEAAPSLSWYYSDGNDTISLV, from the exons ATGAACAGGCTCAGCAGCTCAGGCTCCTTTTCAGGACATGAAGGGAAAGATGTTAGCTGTTCTG aagaagaaaaagagaagcagGAAGAAAGATTAATAATCCAGCAGTCTCTGTTTGCAGATGGTGTGGAGGAGGGAGAAGAGGAGCTGTGCTCCTACGGACAGTCATCGCTCGGAGAGAAGAAGCGCCGGCTGAGTGTCGATCAAGTGAAAGCTCTAGAGAAAAATTTTGAAACGGAGAACAAACTAGACCCGGAGAGGAAGGTGAGGCTGGCGCAAGAAGTAGGCCTGCAGCCGCGCCAAGTGGCGATTTGGTTCCAGAACCGCCGCGCCAGATGGAAGACGAAGCAGCTGGAGAGAGACTACGCCGTGCTGAAAGCCCGGCATGATGCGCTCAAGCTCGACTTCGATGCGCTGCGCCAAGAGAAGGAGGCGCTCGAAGGAAAT GTGAAGGAGCTGAAGGCCGAGTTAGAGAGATCTGCAACGAAGTCGATCGAGAAAGGCGCGGAAGAAGATAAAAGTTCAGTCTTTGTCTACAGATACGGCGCTTCGGACAGCGATTCCAGTGCTGTGTTCAACGACGAAACTAGTCCCCGTTCCGCGGCGGTGCTGGAGCCGCACGGTTTCATGGGGCTCAGCTCTCAAAGCTCCTCCTTGTTCGAGATCAAAGCTCAAGGCGAGATGATGATGAACTACTCTGACGAGAAATCCTTGTATGGAGATGATCAGGATCCCTGCAGTAGTTTCTTCTCTAAAGAAGCAGCGCCGAGCCTCTCCTGGTATTATTCCGATGGGAATGATACGATCTCTCTCGtgtaa
- the LOC122034612 gene encoding homeobox-leucine zipper protein HOX4-like isoform X2 — protein sequence MNRLSSSGSFSGHEGKDVSCSEEKEKQEERLIIQQSLFADGVEEGEEELCSYGQSSLGEKKRRLSVDQVKALEKNFETENKLDPERKVRLAQEVGLQPRQVAIWFQNRRARWKTKQLERDYAVLKARHDALKLDFDALRQEKEALEGNVKELKAELERSATKSIEKGAEEDKSSVFVYRYGASDSDSSAVFNDETSPRSAAVLEPHGFMGLSSQSSSLFEIKAQGEMMMNYSDEKSLYGDDQDPCSSFFSKEAAPSLSWYYSDGNDTISLV from the exons ATGAACAGGCTCAGCAGCTCAGGCTCCTTTTCAGGACATGAAGGGAAAGATGTTAGCTGTTCTG aagaaaaagagaagcagGAAGAAAGATTAATAATCCAGCAGTCTCTGTTTGCAGATGGTGTGGAGGAGGGAGAAGAGGAGCTGTGCTCCTACGGACAGTCATCGCTCGGAGAGAAGAAGCGCCGGCTGAGTGTCGATCAAGTGAAAGCTCTAGAGAAAAATTTTGAAACGGAGAACAAACTAGACCCGGAGAGGAAGGTGAGGCTGGCGCAAGAAGTAGGCCTGCAGCCGCGCCAAGTGGCGATTTGGTTCCAGAACCGCCGCGCCAGATGGAAGACGAAGCAGCTGGAGAGAGACTACGCCGTGCTGAAAGCCCGGCATGATGCGCTCAAGCTCGACTTCGATGCGCTGCGCCAAGAGAAGGAGGCGCTCGAAGGAAAT GTGAAGGAGCTGAAGGCCGAGTTAGAGAGATCTGCAACGAAGTCGATCGAGAAAGGCGCGGAAGAAGATAAAAGTTCAGTCTTTGTCTACAGATACGGCGCTTCGGACAGCGATTCCAGTGCTGTGTTCAACGACGAAACTAGTCCCCGTTCCGCGGCGGTGCTGGAGCCGCACGGTTTCATGGGGCTCAGCTCTCAAAGCTCCTCCTTGTTCGAGATCAAAGCTCAAGGCGAGATGATGATGAACTACTCTGACGAGAAATCCTTGTATGGAGATGATCAGGATCCCTGCAGTAGTTTCTTCTCTAAAGAAGCAGCGCCGAGCCTCTCCTGGTATTATTCCGATGGGAATGATACGATCTCTCTCGtgtaa